A single window of Macaca mulatta isolate MMU2019108-1 chromosome 9, T2T-MMU8v2.0, whole genome shotgun sequence DNA harbors:
- the PRLHR gene encoding prolactin-releasing peptide receptor, which produces MASSPTRGPRVSDLFSGLPPAVTTPANQSAEASAGNGSVAGADAPAVTPFQSLQLVHQLKGLIVLLYSVVVVVGLVGNCLLVLVIARVRRLHNVTNFLIGNLALSDVLMCAACVPLTLAYAFEPRGWVFGGGLCHLVFFLQPVTVYVSVFTLTTIAVDRYVVLVHPLRRRISLRLSAYAVLAIWALSAVLALPAAMHTYHVELKPHDVRLCEEFWGSQERQRQLYAWGLLLVTYLLPLLVILLSYVRVSVKLRNRVVPGCVTQSQADWHRARRRRTFCLLVVVVVVFAVCWLPLHVFNLLRDLDPRAIDPYAFGLVQLLCHWLAMSSACYNPFIYAWLHDSFREELRKLLLAWPRKIAPHGQNMTVSVVI; this is translated from the coding sequence ATGGCCTCATCGCCCACTCGGGGCCCCAGGGTTTCTGACTTATTTTCTGGGCTGCCGCCGGCGGTCACAACTCCCGCCAACCAGAGCGCAGAGGCCTCGGCAGGCAACGGGTCGGTGGCTGGCGCGGACGCTCCGGCCGTCACGCCCTTCCAGAGCCTGCAGCTGGTGCATCAGCTGAAGGGGCTGATCGTGCTGCTCTACAGCGTCGTTGTGGTCGTGGGGCTGGTGGGCAACTGCCTGCTGGTGCTGGTGATCGCGCGGGTGCGCCGGCTGCACAACGTGACCAACTTCCTCATCGGTAACCTCGCCTTGTCCGACGTGCTCATGTGCGCCGCCTGCGTGCCGCTCACGCTGGCCTACGCCTTCGAGCCACGCGGCTGGGTGTTCGGCGGCGGCCTGTGCCACCTGGTCTTCTTCCTGCAGCCGGTCACCGTCTACGTGTCGGTGTTCACGCTCACCACCATTGCAGTGGACCGCTACGTCGTGCTGGTGCACCCGCTGCGGCGGCGCATCTCGCTGCGCCTCAGCGCGTACGCGGTGCTGGCCATCTGGGCGCTGTCCGCGGTGCTGGCGCTGCCTGCTGCCATGCACACTTATCACGTGGAGCTCAAGCCACACGACGTGCGCCTCTGCGAGGAGTTCTGGGGTTCCCAGGAGCGCCAGCGCCAGCTCTACGCCTGGGGGCTGCTGCTGGTCACCTATCTGCTCCCTCTGCTGGTCATCCTCCTGTCTTACGTCCGGGTGTCCGTGAAGCTCCGCAACCGCGTGGTGCCCGGCTGCGTGACCCAGAGCCAGGCCGACTGGCACCGCGCGCGGCGCCGGCGCACCTTCTGCTTGCTGGTAGTGGTCGTGGTGGTGTTCGCCGTCTGCTGGCTGCCGCTACACGTCTTCAACCTGCTGCGGGACCTCGACCCGCGCGCCATCGACCCCTACGCGTTTGGGCTGGTGCAGCTGCTCTGCCACTGGCTCGCCATGAGCTCGGCCTGCTACAACCCCTTCATCTACGCCTGGCTGCACGACAGCTTCCGCGAGGAGCTGCGCAAACTGTTGCTCGCTTGGCCACGCAAGATCGCGCCCCATGGCCAGAATATGACCGTCAGCGTGGTCATCTGA